The Cytobacillus oceanisediminis genomic interval ATTGTGCTGATAGCTGAGAGAAAAAAAGAAAAAGAGGAGGAAGAACAAAATGATTATCGTGACTACTGATGCGGTACCTGGGAAAGAGATTAAAGAAATTAAAGGTTTTGTAAGAGGAAGTACAGTACAGACAAAACATATAGGAAAAGATATCCTTGCAGGATTGAAAACAATTGTCGGCGGAGAAATTGGCGAATATACTGAAATGATGGATGAAGCAAGACAGAAGGCAATAGGCCGAATGGTTGAAGATGCAAGAGCAAAAGGGGCCAACGCAATTATTGGAATGCGGCTGCAAACATCAGCTGTTATGCAGAATGCTGCAGAGATCATTGCATACGGAACCGCAGCTATAATTGAAGAATAACAGGGGGAAAAACCAGCTGAAAACATTAGCTGGTTTTTTTATATTTTTTTAGATAGTACTGGTTTTTCAATGTGATAAATAGGGAAAGATTTGTAGGTGAATATTTGGCAGAAAATACTTGAAAAGAAACTAGTGAATTTTTTGTGATTTTAAAAGCAATTTACACTGAAATCCTTTACAATAGAGTGAAACTTCTTTAAAAAACAACACTATGAAAATGACACTTGAATGTGGATTGGAGTTTATATGCTATATTACCGTACGTATGTGAAAGATGAATCATTGCCATGGGTTACCTTTGTTCATGGTGCAGGGGGCAGCTCTGCAATTTGGTATAAACAAATGAGAGAGTACAAAAAGCATTTCAATGTTCTGCTGGTAGATTTGCGCGGACATGGTCAATCTGGAAGAGGCACCTGGGAAGAAGGAGATCATTTTTCAGAAGTATCTCAGGAAATAGTTGAGGTGCTCGATCATCTCCATATCACCGAGTCCCACTTTGTAGGTATCTCGTTGGGGACAATAGTGATTCAGACAATTGCTCAGGATCATCCGGAAAGAGTGGCTTCCATGATTTTGGGCGGAGCCATTACAGAATTGAACTGGCGTACAAGATTTTTGATAGCCATTGCCAATTTGACTAAGTACATGCTGCCATATATGCTTCTTTATCAGCTTTTTGCGTGGATTATCATGCCAAAAAGAAATCATCTTGAATCAAGACATGCCTTTGTAAGTCAGGCAGCAAAAATGTGCCAAAAAGAATTCATCAACTGGCTGTCCTTAACAAAGTCAGTCAATCCGTACCTTGGAAAAATCCAGACAAGCATATCCCACATCCCTACCCTTTTCATCATGGGGCAGGAAGACCACTTGTTTATTAAGTCTGTAAAAAGCATTGCCCAAAAAGCAAAAACAGCTACAGTCAAAGTCATTACAGGTGCAGGGCATGTATGCAATATTGATAAACCTGATGCCTTTAACCAGATAACCATCGACTTCATCAGAAGGCAAAAAAGAAGATTGGCTTCATAAAGGATCCCATAGGATCCTTTTTTAAATGAGTTGATGACAGAAAATTTTTAAGAATAGGAAAAAGGCGGATTGACTTTTGGTGTGAGCGGTGATAATCTTACCAATATGGAAAAAAATGAAAAGGAGGGTTACGAAATGATCTTAATTCATCATCATCAAAAAACAACTCAAAAAAGAAAATCTGTAACCTCTCCTTTAAAGCTTATAAAAATGTAAACAGGATCTGTCTGTACATTTTGAAGGAGCACAGGTTACTTTTTGTAACGTGGGCTCTTTTGTCTATTAAGACATATCGCATGCCGCGGTATGTCTTTTTTTGTCCGATTATACAGAAGTTCCAATAGGAATTGCAGGCATAGCCTGTTTCCATATATTTACGCTTTTATTAAGCGGCTGTTTTCGGCAGCAATAGAAAAAAAGGAGGATAATTTTATGAATGTTTTAAGGATGAAAAGAAAAACAATTTTGCCGGAAGATCTTGATGGAGGCTAGTTATGGATTTGCAGCTGTTTATGTATGAAAGCTCTTGATTGAAACTTGAGCTTCATGCGGGAAAGGGGAGAGATCGTTGTTTTCTATTTTAGGGAAATTAAGCTGGTTTTTTAAAGAGAACTGGAAAAGGTATACAATTGCCATTGCTCTGCTGATCATTGTCGGAATCCTTGATGTAATGCCTCCAAGGCTTGTAGGAATGGCAATTGATGATATCCATCTGGGTGAAATGAGCAGTGCTAAAATAATGGAATACCTTGGTTTATTGGCAATCATCACAATCGTGTCCTATGCAATAACTTATATCTGGATGTATCAGCTCTTCGGAGGGGCATTTTTGGTAGAAAGGAAACTGCGTTCACAGTTTATGGGACACCTATTGAAAATGACCCCAACATTTTTTGAGAAAAACCGGACCGGTGATTTAATGGCCAGGGCTACAAATGATTTGAAAGCTATTTCGGTTACAGCCGGATTTGGCATATTGACACTTGTGGATTCCAGCGTATTTATGCTGACGATATTATTTACAATGGGGTTTCTGGTTAGCTGGAAACTAACCTTTGCAGCAATATTGCCTCTGCCTATCATGGCTTATCTGATAAAGATTTACGGGAAGAAGATTCATACACGGTTTATGAGTGCACAGGATGCCTTCGGAGAACTTAATGACAGAGTTCTTGAATCCGTTTCGGGAGTCCGGGTGGTGCGCGCTTATGTACAGGAAAGAGCGGATCAGCAGCGTTTCCATGAACTCACTGAAGATGTTTACAACAAAAATATAGAAGTTGCCAAAATTGATTCTCTTTTTGAGCCAACCATAAAGGTGATTGTGGGTCTAAGCTATCTTATAGGACTTGGGTACGGTGCATATCTTGTCTTCCATCAAACCATCACCCTGGGCCAGCTCGTGTCATTTAATGTGTATTTGGGCATGCTGATTTGGCCGATGTTCGCTATTGGAGAATTAATTAATGTTATGCAAAGGGGAAATGCGTCCCTTGATCGGGTACAGGAAACATTGTCCGCCAAGCAGGATATTAAGAATCCTGAAAACCCATCTATCGTTGAAACCCCTGCCAGTGTTACCTTTAAGGATGTTCATTTCCAATATCCTTCCTCAAAAACGGCTAACCTCAAAGGGATTAAGCTGCATATCGAGCGCGGGGAAACGCTGGGGATTGTAGGGAAAACAGGTAGCGGGAAGACCACTTTCATTAAGCAGCTTCTAAGAGAATACCCAACAGGCACCGGGATGCTTGCAATTGCAGATGTTCCGATTGAAGAACAGGAGCTTGAAAGAACGAGGGGATGGATCGGTTACGTTCCGCAGGATCATGTTCTTTTCTCCAGAACTGTCCGGGAAAACATCCTTTTTGGAAAAGAGGAAGCGACTGAAGAAGATATGCAAAAAGCAATTGATTTGGCAGCTTTCCGCAAA includes:
- a CDS encoding YbjQ family protein; protein product: MIIVTTDAVPGKEIKEIKGFVRGSTVQTKHIGKDILAGLKTIVGGEIGEYTEMMDEARQKAIGRMVEDARAKGANAIIGMRLQTSAVMQNAAEIIAYGTAAIIEE
- a CDS encoding alpha/beta fold hydrolase, producing the protein MLYYRTYVKDESLPWVTFVHGAGGSSAIWYKQMREYKKHFNVLLVDLRGHGQSGRGTWEEGDHFSEVSQEIVEVLDHLHITESHFVGISLGTIVIQTIAQDHPERVASMILGGAITELNWRTRFLIAIANLTKYMLPYMLLYQLFAWIIMPKRNHLESRHAFVSQAAKMCQKEFINWLSLTKSVNPYLGKIQTSISHIPTLFIMGQEDHLFIKSVKSIAQKAKTATVKVITGAGHVCNIDKPDAFNQITIDFIRRQKRRLAS
- a CDS encoding ABC transporter ATP-binding protein, producing MFSILGKLSWFFKENWKRYTIAIALLIIVGILDVMPPRLVGMAIDDIHLGEMSSAKIMEYLGLLAIITIVSYAITYIWMYQLFGGAFLVERKLRSQFMGHLLKMTPTFFEKNRTGDLMARATNDLKAISVTAGFGILTLVDSSVFMLTILFTMGFLVSWKLTFAAILPLPIMAYLIKIYGKKIHTRFMSAQDAFGELNDRVLESVSGVRVVRAYVQERADQQRFHELTEDVYNKNIEVAKIDSLFEPTIKVIVGLSYLIGLGYGAYLVFHQTITLGQLVSFNVYLGMLIWPMFAIGELINVMQRGNASLDRVQETLSAKQDIKNPENPSIVETPASVTFKDVHFQYPSSKTANLKGIKLHIERGETLGIVGKTGSGKTTFIKQLLREYPTGTGMLAIADVPIEEQELERTRGWIGYVPQDHVLFSRTVRENILFGKEEATEEDMQKAIDLAAFRKDLELLPEGLGTLVGEKGVALSGGQKQRISIARALVKDPEILILDDSLSAVDAKTEKKIIDNIRTERKGKTTIITTHRMSAVQHADHIIVLDEGGVAEEGTHEDLMAANGWYKEQFLRQQTQFSEEEEVLS